In Flavobacteriales bacterium, a single genomic region encodes these proteins:
- a CDS encoding four helix bundle protein — translation MKEETGNPIVDITFHFAIGVIRFAEELEQLKKFVIGRQVLRSGTAIGALVREAQTAESRADFIHKLKIAQKEAHETEYWLLLCQHSHNYPNADVLLKDLLSIQKLLSRIISTSVKNKVQSATTKTHSDSH, via the coding sequence ATGAAAGAAGAGACGGGAAATCCGATTGTTGATATCACCTTTCATTTTGCGATAGGTGTCATTCGGTTTGCCGAGGAATTGGAGCAATTGAAAAAGTTTGTCATTGGTCGACAAGTGTTGAGATCAGGTACAGCAATAGGCGCATTGGTGAGGGAAGCACAAACGGCAGAAAGCCGAGCAGATTTTATACATAAATTGAAAATTGCACAGAAGGAGGCGCACGAAACCGAATACTGGCTTCTTCTTTGTCAGCATTCCCATAATTACCCTAACGCAGATGTTTTATTGAAAGACCTGTTATCAATTCAGAAACTATTATCAAGAATCATTTCAACATCGGTTAAAAACAAAGTTC